A genomic window from Nosocomiicoccus massiliensis includes:
- a CDS encoding FUSC family protein: MKFGARILKTGIAVVLTLLVVQLLGLTPGLIAGIAAVNALQPNVHRSISQTWNQFRGNIIGAISAIVMVLLFESNLIVIGLTIILVLSILMFFNLQSVSSLAVVTVIAIMDEPLGADMTTGDFLQTAIIRFSLVMIGVLCALVINLFIIPPKYEDRLYNHSVVISNDIFKLIRLELNGASDAITIRKDVKSLDKRVTKLETLYAWYEEEKPYLRKTKLGDLRSKILFRQVVQMTRNAWYVLESLNKLENDYKYLTEDFINRIRYEMDLLIAYHEQVLLKISEKIPPETSEYYQDNLYHYENTLIEHFLDDYHKLISEDVRLRYENILNSITAINEYHTSIENADRITNSYFKYHANDEDLSITEETLD; the protein is encoded by the coding sequence ATGAAGTTTGGCGCCCGAATATTAAAAACGGGAATCGCGGTCGTTTTAACATTACTCGTCGTGCAATTGCTCGGTTTAACACCAGGGTTAATCGCTGGTATCGCTGCAGTGAACGCACTACAACCAAACGTGCACCGCAGTATTTCTCAAACGTGGAACCAGTTTAGAGGAAACATTATCGGTGCAATTTCAGCGATCGTCATGGTTCTTTTATTTGAAAGTAACTTAATCGTCATCGGTTTAACGATTATACTCGTTCTTTCAATACTCATGTTTTTCAATTTACAAAGTGTGTCGAGTTTAGCTGTCGTTACAGTAATCGCAATTATGGATGAACCACTCGGTGCTGACATGACGACTGGAGACTTTTTACAAACAGCAATTATTCGATTTTCACTCGTTATGATTGGTGTATTATGTGCGTTAGTCATTAACTTATTTATAATTCCTCCTAAATATGAAGACCGGCTATATAATCACTCTGTCGTCATCAGTAACGACATATTTAAACTCATTCGATTAGAGTTAAACGGTGCGAGTGACGCAATCACTATTCGTAAAGATGTGAAATCACTCGATAAACGCGTCACTAAATTAGAAACATTATACGCCTGGTACGAAGAAGAAAAACCATACCTCAGAAAAACGAAACTTGGTGACTTACGTAGTAAAATATTATTTAGACAAGTCGTTCAGATGACGCGTAACGCGTGGTATGTGTTAGAAAGTTTAAACAAACTTGAAAATGACTATAAATATTTAACTGAAGACTTTATTAACCGAATTCGCTATGAAATGGACTTACTGATTGCGTATCATGAACAAGTCTTACTCAAAATTTCTGAGAAAATCCCACCAGAAACGTCAGAGTATTACCAAGATAATCTATACCATTATGAAAACACGCTAATCGAACACTTTTTAGATGATTATCATAAACTCATTAGTGAAGACGTTCGATTACGATACGAAAACATTTTAAACAGTATTACCGCAATTAACGAGTACCATACGTCTATAGAAAATGCGGACCGTATTACTAATAGCTATTTTAAATATCACGCAAATGACGAAGATTTATCAATTACTGAAGAAACTTTAGATTAA
- the perR gene encoding peroxide-responsive transcriptional repressor PerR — protein sequence MTIIDCDTMFNESIEKLKETGVRITPQRKAVLEYLIETETHPTADEIFKALSHNHKNMSVATVYNNLKLFKEVGLVTELTYGDASSRFDFKTSPHYHVICKDCGKIMDFQYPALEEVEELASLLTGMEVDGHRLELYGRCRTCNKKED from the coding sequence ATGACAATTATCGATTGCGATACAATGTTTAATGAGTCGATTGAAAAGTTAAAAGAGACAGGAGTTAGAATTACTCCACAACGTAAAGCAGTGCTAGAGTATTTAATTGAAACAGAAACTCACCCGACTGCAGATGAAATTTTTAAAGCATTGTCACATAACCATAAAAATATGAGTGTTGCGACAGTTTACAATAACTTAAAACTATTTAAGGAAGTCGGTTTAGTAACAGAGTTAACATATGGTGATGCATCAAGCCGATTTGATTTTAAAACTTCACCACATTATCACGTCATTTGTAAAGACTGTGGTAAGATTATGGACTTTCAATATCCAGCACTTGAAGAAGTGGAAGAACTCGCAAGTCTTTTAACAGGTATGGAAGTCGACGGGCATAGACTAGAACTATATGGTCGATGCCGAACATGTAACAAAAAAGAAGATTAG
- a CDS encoding DUF2614 family zinc ribbon-containing protein, which translates to MRLPGNKILRIRGWALALIFIGMIIMYAGMFFRSTPWLMLIFLILGVIPILLSFVIYFYVGMISARAVRVQCPNCGKHTKILGTVDYCQHCKEPLTLDKDLEGEEFNIDYNVKHRREKLKSQLKKED; encoded by the coding sequence ATGAGACTTCCAGGTAATAAGATATTACGTATACGTGGATGGGCACTCGCATTAATTTTTATCGGTATGATTATTATGTATGCGGGAATGTTCTTTAGATCGACGCCGTGGTTAATGCTGATCTTTTTAATACTCGGTGTAATACCGATTCTTTTAAGTTTTGTTATTTACTTTTACGTCGGCATGATTAGTGCACGTGCAGTGAGAGTACAATGTCCAAACTGCGGTAAACATACAAAAATTTTAGGCACAGTCGATTATTGTCAACATTGTAAAGAACCACTAACTTTAGATAAAGATTTAGAGGGCGAAGAATTTAACATCGACTACAACGTAAAACATCGACGCGAAAAACTTAAATCACAATTAAAAAAAGAAGATTAG
- the bcp gene encoding thioredoxin-dependent thiol peroxidase yields MEQFPQFKLENQNGDIITNDDLKGLTVIYFYPKDNTPGCTTQACDLRDNIEAFNDLDVTVYGVSGDTKESHQKFIEKKDLNFDLLVDENNELASAAGVIGDKTVFGKKVRGIVRTTFIVNENNEIVKRFDKVSPKKHVEQLLEFLKEG; encoded by the coding sequence ATGGAACAGTTTCCACAATTTAAATTAGAAAATCAAAATGGAGATATTATTACAAACGACGATTTAAAAGGGTTAACAGTCATTTACTTTTATCCAAAAGATAATACACCTGGATGTACGACTCAGGCGTGTGATTTACGCGATAATATAGAAGCGTTTAACGACTTAGATGTTACGGTATATGGTGTCAGTGGAGATACTAAAGAGTCTCACCAAAAATTTATCGAGAAAAAAGACTTAAACTTCGATTTATTAGTCGATGAAAATAATGAGCTTGCGAGTGCAGCGGGAGTTATCGGAGACAAAACAGTTTTCGGTAAAAAGGTTCGAGGTATTGTCCGTACGACATTTATCGTGAATGAAAATAATGAAATCGTAAAACGTTTTGACAAAGTGAGTCCTAAAAAACACGTCGAACAACTACTAGAATTCTTAAAAGAGGGATAA
- a CDS encoding NAD(P)-dependent oxidoreductase: MVKILSNAELDESKLKQLEEKGVEFKYVSNKEDLTEDLLKDVDVFNTYGGNLKEDMVELLQSVKWINVMSAGVDNIPESLYKNKIITNVSGIHKIPMAEYTIGLLLAHYKKLYEAYDNQKNKKWDYKLTGGELYGKTAIILGTGEIGKELARLLKAFHVKVIGFNTSGRDVEYFDETESIDNVKNRLSEADFVVSILPSTKKTRGSVDIDFFKHMNDEAVFVNIGRGDLIEDETLKHVLDKKLISHLILDVFNDEPLDKDAFIYEYDNVTITPHGSARTNRYTERALDMFLDNLENYLNDEELFNLVSYEKGY, encoded by the coding sequence ATGGTAAAAATTTTATCAAATGCAGAACTAGATGAAAGTAAATTAAAACAACTAGAAGAAAAAGGCGTTGAATTTAAATACGTTTCTAATAAAGAAGACTTAACTGAAGACTTACTTAAAGACGTTGACGTTTTTAATACGTACGGCGGGAATTTAAAAGAAGATATGGTTGAACTCTTACAATCAGTTAAATGGATAAACGTCATGAGTGCTGGTGTCGATAATATTCCAGAATCATTATATAAAAATAAAATCATTACAAATGTGAGTGGTATTCATAAAATACCGATGGCGGAATATACGATTGGATTACTATTAGCCCATTATAAGAAGTTATATGAGGCGTATGATAATCAAAAGAACAAAAAGTGGGATTATAAATTAACAGGCGGAGAACTCTACGGTAAAACAGCGATTATACTTGGAACAGGTGAAATTGGTAAAGAGCTCGCGCGACTGTTAAAAGCGTTCCATGTAAAAGTAATCGGATTTAATACGAGTGGTAGAGATGTCGAGTATTTCGACGAAACTGAAAGCATTGATAATGTAAAGAATAGACTGAGTGAAGCGGATTTTGTTGTCAGCATTTTACCGAGTACGAAAAAGACGAGAGGATCTGTAGATATAGATTTCTTTAAACATATGAACGATGAAGCGGTATTCGTAAATATTGGGCGCGGTGATCTTATCGAAGACGAGACATTAAAACACGTGTTAGATAAAAAACTCATATCACATTTAATACTCGACGTATTCAATGACGAACCTTTAGACAAAGATGCGTTCATTTATGAATATGATAACGTCACAATTACACCTCACGGAAGCGCACGGACAAACCGATATACTGAACGTGCACTCGATATGTTTTTAGATAACCTAGAGAATTATTTAAACGATGAAGAACTATTTAATCTCGTTTCCTATGAGAAAGGATACTAA
- a CDS encoding glutamate-1-semialdehyde 2,1-aminomutase, whose product MYSHKNSEQFRNRAENIILGGVNSPSRSYKAVGGGAPIVMDRAEGAYFYDIDGNKYIDYLAAYGPIITGHAHPHIHKAIVEQSQKGILYGTTTKEEVFFAEKIQSAMPNLERIRFVNSGTEAVMTTIRVARAYTKRNKIVKFEGCYHGHSDLVLVAAGSGPAQLGTPDSAGVPEAVAKDMITVPFNDIEGLKQAFERFGDEIAGVLVEPIVGNFGIVEPKEGFLEAVNEITHQHGALVIYDEVITAFRFMYGGAQDLLGVKPDLTALGKIIGGGTPIGAYGGRKDIMESVAPLGPAYQAGTMAGNPLSMAAGIACLEVLEQDGVYEELDRKGKRLVEGIQSLIEQYNIKAVVNRKVGAFSIYFTDKTVTDYIGAEDTDGEAFSTFFNGLIRRGINIAPSKYEAWFITTEHTDQDIEDTLNIIEAVFKEDF is encoded by the coding sequence ATGTATAGTCATAAAAATTCAGAACAATTTAGAAATCGTGCAGAAAACATTATATTAGGCGGAGTAAACTCTCCGTCACGATCATATAAAGCAGTAGGTGGCGGTGCACCGATTGTAATGGACCGCGCGGAAGGTGCGTACTTTTATGATATCGATGGTAACAAGTACATCGATTATTTAGCAGCTTACGGACCAATTATTACAGGACACGCACACCCTCATATTCATAAAGCGATCGTCGAACAAAGCCAAAAAGGGATTCTATATGGTACGACGACAAAAGAAGAAGTATTCTTTGCTGAAAAAATTCAAAGTGCAATGCCAAACTTAGAACGCATTCGTTTTGTAAACTCAGGAACCGAAGCAGTTATGACAACGATCCGTGTCGCGCGCGCCTATACGAAACGTAACAAAATCGTTAAATTTGAAGGTTGTTATCACGGACATTCCGATTTAGTATTAGTCGCAGCAGGAAGTGGACCAGCTCAACTCGGTACACCAGACTCTGCTGGTGTACCGGAAGCTGTTGCGAAAGATATGATCACCGTTCCATTTAACGATATTGAAGGTTTAAAACAAGCGTTTGAACGTTTTGGAGATGAAATTGCCGGTGTGTTAGTTGAACCAATTGTCGGTAACTTTGGTATCGTCGAGCCAAAAGAAGGATTCTTAGAAGCAGTCAATGAAATTACGCATCAACACGGTGCACTCGTCATCTATGACGAAGTCATTACAGCGTTTAGATTTATGTACGGAGGCGCACAAGATTTACTCGGTGTAAAACCAGACTTAACAGCGCTCGGTAAAATTATTGGTGGTGGTACTCCGATTGGTGCATACGGTGGACGTAAAGATATTATGGAATCAGTCGCTCCACTTGGCCCTGCATATCAAGCAGGTACGATGGCGGGTAACCCGTTATCGATGGCTGCCGGAATCGCATGTTTAGAAGTATTAGAACAAGACGGTGTTTATGAAGAATTAGATCGTAAAGGTAAACGATTAGTTGAAGGTATTCAATCATTAATCGAACAATATAATATTAAAGCAGTTGTAAACCGTAAAGTTGGGGCTTTTTCAATTTACTTTACAGATAAAACAGTGACGGATTATATCGGTGCAGAAGATACTGACGGTGAAGCATTTAGCACGTTCTTTAACGGGCTAATTCGCCGTGGTATTAACATCGCACCTTCTAAATATGAAGCTTGGTTTATTACAACTGAACATACGGATCAAGATATCGAAGATACGCTTAACATTATTGAAGCGGTCTTTAAAGAAGACTTTTAG
- a CDS encoding DNA-3-methyladenine glycosylase, with translation MSYLDLEFLSEDTLKAAKELLGKKIVTYTNGVTTSGYITEVEAYLGTKDRAAHTFSGVKNKKNRTMFEPYGHIYVYTMHGHHCMNFVTTKDLPEGILIRGIEPAEGIEEMILRRGREVNLTDGPGKLTEALGVKRDTHNGKILNTGYVDIYDGKIPKEIVATPRIGIDNKKEAVDYLYRFIVKGNKHVSRFKGKQDDNNGWQ, from the coding sequence ATGAGTTATTTAGATCTTGAGTTTTTATCAGAAGATACGTTAAAAGCAGCAAAAGAGTTACTCGGTAAAAAAATCGTAACGTATACAAATGGAGTAACAACGAGTGGGTATATTACTGAAGTCGAGGCGTATTTAGGTACGAAAGACCGTGCGGCACATACGTTTAGTGGTGTAAAAAATAAAAAGAACAGAACGATGTTTGAACCATACGGTCATATATACGTCTATACGATGCATGGACATCACTGCATGAATTTTGTCACAACAAAAGACTTACCTGAAGGGATTTTAATTCGAGGAATAGAACCTGCTGAAGGTATTGAAGAGATGATTTTAAGGCGCGGTCGAGAAGTGAATCTTACAGATGGACCGGGTAAATTAACTGAGGCACTTGGTGTTAAAAGAGACACGCATAACGGTAAGATATTAAATACAGGGTACGTCGATATTTACGACGGTAAAATCCCTAAGGAGATCGTTGCGACACCACGTATCGGAATCGATAATAAAAAAGAAGCGGTCGATTATTTATACCGCTTCATCGTAAAAGGCAATAAACATGTTAGTCGTTTTAAAGGAAAACAAGATGACAATAACGGCTGGCAGTAA